In Alphaproteobacteria bacterium, the genomic stretch CCAACAAGCTGCTGACTTAGCTGCTCAACAATTAGCTGACCAACAAGCTGCTGACCAACAAGCTGCTGACTTAGCCGCTCAACAATTAGCTGACCAACAAGCTGCTGACTTAGCTGCTCAACAATTAGCTGACCGTATAGCTCGTTAAGCTGCTGAACGTGATGCTCAACAATTTGCATCAGCAAGAAATGCGCTTGCACTCGTATTAGCATCTCCCATTCCCCAAAAAGTTGAAGGGGAATCTGAGCGAGCTGCGCAACTGAGAGTCGGAAGAGAACACCTACTCCTCAAGGCTACCAATTTATTGGCAGCTAGCAACTCAAATGTAAAGCCACCGCTTGAAGAGATGACAAGTACGTTCAACTCGCTACAGAGAGTCACTCTGGAGCTTATAAGAGTTTTGCAGGAAGCCCCACCAGCCCCACAAGCTCGCCCGGCAGCTGCTGCACCAGCTGATGGTGAGCCTGAAGCAGCGGTCCGCGCAACTCCGGCTCCGGCAGGATTTGACTATGTCGCTAAAACACCGACTTTACGGGAAATTGCTGACTGCTATAAAGCCCATAAAGACTGGGGAAAGTATATAAAAAAAGCTGATACAGCTCTTGGAACGGCTTTGAAAGAAGGTAAAATAGAAAAACCCTTTAGAGACCTCTATAATCTGGTTGCTTCAGCGGGAGCAAGGAACATAGATGATCTATGCCCACCAGAACCAGTGAAATCCATTAAGAAGAAGAAGTAATATTCTTCCCTTAAAAAGCCCCCTCTCCCGTCAAAAGGGTCAGGGGGCTTTTTATATAGCTATAGCTAGATTACTTTAAAGGATACAAGGCACGAGGGACGACACCTAGTAAAACCTAGGTTAGAAACGAGTAACGACGTACTCCTTTTATAAGGAATCAGCTATACAATGGCTTCTTTTCAGCTTGACCAATAGAGCCAGGCTCATTATAGTGCATTTATTCTTGGGGCATTTAGCTCAGTCGGTAGAGCATCTGACTTTTAATCAGGGGGTCGCAGGTTCGAATCCTGCAATGCCCACCAAGTTTTTATATTTGCCTGTAGATGACAGAATCTGTCTGCCCTCACAGGCACAGCCCAATGAAGTGCATCTTACACCCCATACAAACTAACGAATTTCCTACCCAGATCCTTCATAGGAAAATTCGCAGTTGCAAAAAGGCTAGGTTTCTACCCGGAGAATTTACCGCTACGAGGGAATCCCTCTGGCACCATCCGCCCTACTCCTGCGCGACGACCCAGCCAGGGGGTCATATCGGCCAAGGTGAAATTCTGGGTTTTTCTCATCCAGCTCAGGCCTTTGTCTTTGTTGAATAGTTTCAGATCCATCAGGCCGCCACCCACATACTTCTGCAGAATCACACCCCTACCCTTTTGCATTTCGGGAATTTCTTCCAAAGTAAAAATCAATAGACGGCGGTTTTCCCCCACTAAGGCTGCATGGGTTCCTTGTACAGGCCACACAGACTGAACCCGCACGGGATCTGGCACCACCATAATTTGTTTGCCATTTTTCGTTTGGGCCACCACATCGCTGGCCTTTACAATGAATCCACGGCCATCGGTTGAGGCCATCAGAATTTTGCTCTCTGCCTGAGAATCGTAGACCATCATAGCTAAAATAGACTGGTCTTGCTCTAAATCAATAAACAGTCGCAAAGGCTCCCCAAAACCACGACCGCCGGGCAGTTGATGGGCGGGAATCGTATACACCCGTCCACTGTCAGCAAACAACAAAATCTTATCTGTTGTTTCCGCGAGCAGTGTCAAGTGAGGTCCATCGCCCTCTTTATACTTAAGATCCGCCCCTTGCGTATGCCCCTTGAGCGCCCTGATCCAACCCTTCTCGGACAGGTTGATGGTCAGGGGTTCTTTCTCAATCATCGCTTCAACCGCAATGCTGGCCAGATCTGTTTCGACCTGATCAAACCGGGTGCGGCGTTTTCCTAGCTTATGGGCAAAACCAAACTGTTTCCGAATAGATTCAACTTCACCCTTAATAAAGGCCCATTGGGCTTCTTTTTTAGATAGAAGCTCTTCCAGGCCTTTTAGTTCCTTGCTAAGCAAATCATGCTCTTTACGCAACTCAATTTCTTCCAGCCGCCGCAAAGACCTAAGGCGCATATTCAGAATAGATTCTGCCTGCATATCCGTTAGGTTCCACTTGGTCATCATCAGGGGTTTTGGGTTGTCTTCTTCCCGAATCAGATGAATGACTTCATCCAAATTCAGATAGGCAATTAGGTAGCCTTCTAAAATTTCCAGTCGTTTTCTTATTTCTTGGGCTCTATACCTACTGCGGCGATCCAACACAATCAACCGGTGCGCCAAAAAGGACTGCATGACTTCTTTCAAGTTCATGACCATGGGCACGTTGTTCTTGTCGAGCACATTCATGTTGAGTGAAATTCTAGATTCCAGGTCAGTCATTTTATACAGACTTTCCATCAACATCTTGGGGTCAACCGAACGGCTTTTTG encodes the following:
- the parC gene encoding DNA topoisomerase IV subunit A, whose product is MTENIKSVLFKEALGSRYLSYALSTIMARSLPDVRDGLKPVHRRLIFAMRELKLDPGSSPKKCARIVGDVVGKYHPHGDVAVYHTLVRLAQDFSLRYPLIEGQGNFGNIDGDNAAAMRYTEARLTDVAEALLEDIGQDTVDFRKNYDGEFEEPIVLPGKFPNLLANGSEGIAVGMATSIPPHNVEEICQALTHLIEKPEASVADLLQFVKGPDLPTGGTIVESPETLRLAYETGRGSFRVRAAYEIESLHNGVYQIVITEIPYQIQKSRLIEKLADIVITKKNMMLADVQDESAEDIRIVLTPKSRSVDPKMLMESLYKMTDLESRISLNMNVLDKNNVPMVMNLKEVMQSFLAHRLIVLDRRSRYRAQEIRKRLEILEGYLIAYLNLDEVIHLIREEDNPKPLMMTKWNLTDMQAESILNMRLRSLRRLEEIELRKEHDLLSKELKGLEELLSKKEAQWAFIKGEVESIRKQFGFAHKLGKRRTRFDQVETDLASIAVEAMIEKEPLTINLSEKGWIRALKGHTQGADLKYKEGDGPHLTLLAETTDKILLFADSGRVYTIPAHQLPGGRGFGEPLRLFIDLEQDQSILAMMVYDSQAESKILMASTDGRGFIVKASDVVAQTKNGKQIMVVPDPVRVQSVWPVQGTHAALVGENRRLLIFTLEEIPEMQKGRGVILQKYVGGGLMDLKLFNKDKGLSWMRKTQNFTLADMTPWLGRRAGVGRMVPEGFPRSGKFSG